The following coding sequences lie in one Apium graveolens cultivar Ventura chromosome 3, ASM990537v1, whole genome shotgun sequence genomic window:
- the LOC141712750 gene encoding uncharacterized protein LOC141712750: MHTARQIWEDLAIRYSQNNVPRLFNIRKELASLTQGTQSITSYFTYFRGLMDELENLAPIPRCSCSTPTTTCTCDLTVKIVNYEKQMKLSQFLMGLNEQFTATRGQILLMSPLPDLNQAYAMLLQDENQRSHVQPISLMPEHSAMNARFIHNNNQRKSGSFRRDDRRNPDTAIECEYCHLSGHNRDKCFALHGYPEWHRLHGKPKPKIRASSTKQSAATVIIESPKTDMVPSSTNVSDELSESQCHQLIQMLQSKMKASHSVPSSSAPWLHNSTNHVAGPCIDDGDRDW; this comes from the exons ATGCATACTGCTCGTCAAATCTGGGAAGATCTTGCTATTAGATATTCACAAAACAACGTACCTCGATTGTTCAATATACGCAAAGAACTAGCATCTCTCACACAAGGCACACAATCAATTACTAGTTATTTCACATATTTTAGAGGTTTAATGGATGAACTGGAAAATCTAGCTCCTATACCTCGATGTTCTTGTTCTACACCTACTACCACATGTACTTGTGATCTGACTGTGAAGATTGTGAATTATGAGAAACAAATGAAACTAAGTCAGTTTTTGATGGGATTAAACGAGCAATTTACTGCTACGCGAGGTCAAATCCTGTTGATGTCTCCGTTACCTGATCTCAATCAAGCATATGCTATGCTTTTGCAAGACGAGAATCAACGTAGTCATGTGCAACCGATATCTTTGATGCCTGAACACTCAGCTATGAATGCAAGATTTATACATAACAATAATCAGAGGAAATCAGGTTCATTTAGACGTGATGATAGGAGGAATCCTGATACTGCTATTGAATGTGAATACTGTCACTTGTCTGGACACAATCGAGACAAATGCTTTGCTCTACATGGATATCCGGAGTGGCATCGTCTTCATGGCAAACCAAAGCCTAAGATTCGTGCATCTTCTACTAAGCAAAGTGCTGCTACTGTCATAATTGAATCTCCTAAAACAGATATGGTGCCTTCCTCTACTAATGTGTCTGATGAACTTTCCGAGTCACAGTGTCACCAATTGATTCAGATGTTGCAGTCTAAAATGAAAGCATCTCACTCAGTTCCCTCTTCTTCAGCTCCTTGGCTACATAACAGTACAAATCATGTGGCAG GACCCTGTATCGATGATGGAGATAGAGATTGGTAA